A genomic region of bacterium contains the following coding sequences:
- a CDS encoding DUF4394 domain-containing protein, with product MIPFFVRYRTAPSLLLLVTVLLPGYGAAAYAGQSLYAVTADNRLLQFDSSNPCAILSDQLITGLQVDEAIVGIDFRPANGQLYGLGSRNRLYTISTSTAVATVGADPFVIPIQGKAAGFDFNPTVDRVRIITNTGQNLRVNPVTGAIVGFDTNLAYAVNDANEGVQPQAVGAAYTNPDNDPLTGTTLYDIDSRLEILTTQNPPNSGTLNTTGLLGATTSVLEGFDIAPSGIAYAALKVNKNFSSRECGGSQLVTVNLINGTATSL from the coding sequence ATGATTCCTTTTTTCGTTCGTTACCGTACCGCCCCCTCACTTCTCCTTTTAGTTACGGTTCTTCTGCCTGGATACGGCGCGGCCGCGTATGCTGGCCAGTCTCTTTACGCTGTTACTGCTGATAACAGATTGTTGCAGTTTGACAGTTCCAATCCCTGCGCGATTCTATCGGACCAGCTCATTACGGGTTTGCAGGTTGACGAAGCGATCGTAGGGATCGACTTTCGTCCGGCAAACGGACAACTTTATGGGCTGGGAAGCAGAAACCGGCTCTACACCATTAGCACTTCTACCGCTGTTGCCACTGTAGGCGCCGATCCCTTTGTGATTCCGATTCAGGGAAAAGCCGCTGGTTTTGACTTCAATCCCACAGTCGATCGGGTCCGAATCATCACAAACACTGGACAAAACCTGCGGGTAAATCCTGTTACGGGAGCGATTGTTGGATTTGATACGAATCTTGCTTACGCCGTAAACGATGCAAATGAAGGTGTGCAGCCACAGGCTGTCGGCGCTGCGTATACAAACCCCGACAACGACCCGCTCACGGGAACTACTCTCTATGACATAGACTCCCGCCTGGAAATTCTCACCACACAGAATCCTCCAAATTCGGGCACTTTGAACACGACCGGATTACTCGGAGCGACCACAAGTGTTTTAGAGGGATTTGACATTGCCCCTTCAGGAATTGCATATGCTGCGCTCAAAGTGAACAAAAATTTTTCTTCACGAGAGTGTGGCGGGTCACAACTTGTTACCGTGAACCTGATCAATGGTACCGCGACCAGTCTAG
- a CDS encoding helix-hairpin-helix domain-containing protein, producing the protein MDTFKKVLFTVITSLALVINFAEKVPAQVGAQRGLLDVNVSDEKALLALPHMNPEIVKGLLERRPFPSMKELNAFLSKSLNQKQLTDLYGKVFVHVNLNTALEEEILMIPGVGKKMLHEFLEYRPYKSLAQFRREIGKYVDQKELQRLEQYVFVPIHLNTASDEEILSIPGLGPKMLHEFKEYRPYKNIEQFRREIGKYVNAKEVARIERYVTLN; encoded by the coding sequence ATGGATACGTTTAAAAAAGTATTGTTTACAGTTATTACGTCGCTCGCACTCGTCATCAACTTTGCGGAAAAAGTTCCAGCTCAAGTAGGGGCCCAACGGGGATTGCTTGATGTGAATGTTTCGGATGAGAAAGCATTACTCGCGCTGCCGCACATGAATCCGGAGATTGTGAAGGGACTTCTGGAGCGCCGTCCTTTCCCGAGCATGAAGGAACTTAATGCGTTTCTCAGCAAGTCGCTCAATCAAAAACAACTGACGGACTTGTATGGGAAAGTGTTTGTTCACGTGAACCTCAATACCGCGCTGGAAGAAGAAATCTTGATGATACCTGGTGTGGGGAAGAAAATGCTGCACGAGTTCCTTGAGTACCGTCCATACAAGTCTCTTGCGCAGTTCAGGCGGGAAATCGGTAAATACGTTGACCAGAAAGAATTACAACGCCTGGAACAATACGTCTTCGTTCCCATTCATTTAAATACAGCCAGTGATGAAGAAATTCTCAGCATTCCCGGCCTTGGACCCAAGATGTTGCACGAGTTCAAGGAGTATCGTCCTTACAAAAACATAGAACAGTTTCGCCGCGAGATCGGAAAATATGTAAACGCAAAAGAGGTGGCGAGAATTGAGCGATACGTCACTCTAAACTGA
- a CDS encoding saccharopine dehydrogenase NADP-binding domain-containing protein, with amino-acid sequence MQYDFLIFGGTGLQGRICARDLLESGYSVLLAGRDPGGISDLLENKKAGFESINLTEEAAIPAVIRKSEADVVVNCAELVFNIPIMKACLKTERSCTDLGGLQDITREQFKLDSAFRKKGLLTITGCGSTPGIVNVMAAHGLKQLGSVEAIKLGFAWDSNIKTFVVPYSMQSIFYEFTQPPVIFRDGRFVKGNRIECLGTFDFKEVGRQTVYCIVHSEVYTFSRYFKHKGIGNVHYMAGFPEHSLKAIQALIDLGFHSPNKIVIDQCTMSPLDFTIRALKQLPIPRGYREVENLWVKVDGTKRGKGVITEMNCIVKTVKGWESAGTNVGTGRTISIMSQMLKRGLIPQTGVYAPEAVIPPDLFFKELAMRKMYVYQDGERIN; translated from the coding sequence ATGCAATACGACTTTCTAATCTTTGGGGGCACCGGGCTGCAAGGAAGAATATGCGCCCGGGATCTGCTGGAATCCGGCTACTCGGTATTACTTGCGGGCAGGGACCCGGGCGGAATAAGCGATCTTTTAGAAAACAAGAAAGCCGGGTTTGAGTCCATCAATCTTACTGAAGAAGCAGCGATCCCGGCAGTGATTCGCAAATCGGAAGCGGATGTTGTGGTGAATTGTGCCGAACTTGTATTCAACATTCCTATCATGAAAGCTTGTCTGAAGACCGAAAGGTCGTGTACCGATCTCGGTGGATTGCAGGATATAACGCGGGAACAGTTCAAACTGGATTCGGCGTTTCGCAAAAAGGGCCTCTTAACAATTACGGGATGCGGTTCGACTCCAGGGATAGTAAACGTGATGGCTGCCCACGGCTTAAAACAGCTTGGCTCTGTAGAAGCGATAAAGCTGGGTTTTGCGTGGGATTCGAACATCAAGACATTCGTTGTCCCTTACTCAATGCAAAGTATTTTTTATGAATTCACACAACCGCCTGTGATTTTTCGCGATGGAAGGTTTGTGAAAGGAAATCGCATAGAATGTCTTGGCACATTCGACTTTAAAGAAGTGGGAAGGCAGACTGTTTATTGCATCGTGCACTCCGAGGTCTACACATTCTCGCGATATTTCAAACACAAAGGAATTGGGAATGTCCACTATATGGCCGGTTTTCCCGAGCATTCCTTGAAAGCGATTCAGGCTCTTATTGACCTTGGCTTCCATTCACCAAACAAAATTGTGATCGACCAATGCACGATGAGTCCGCTTGATTTCACCATAAGAGCGCTCAAACAATTGCCCATCCCCCGCGGCTACCGTGAAGTAGAAAACCTGTGGGTAAAGGTGGATGGAACAAAACGAGGAAAAGGAGTGATTACGGAGATGAATTGCATTGTCAAGACAGTGAAAGGTTGGGAGAGCGCGGGAACTAACGTTGGTACCGGTCGGACGATCTCCATCATGTCACAGATGCTGAAACGCGGTTTGATTCCACAGACTGGAGTTTATGCGCCCGAAGCAGTCATTCCTCCCGATTTATTTTTCAAGGAATTGGCCATGCGAAAAATGTATGTGTATCAGGATGGAGAAAGAATCAACTAA
- a CDS encoding DinB family protein — MISKQDLLKLAKKEFSTTLKVLKAFPPEMKEFRPHERSSNAIQLTSTFVFEMYLFSLYIFGETIDPSRFQTYKPDSIQSLINDFERESQQTLARLEQMPETVLSKTVEFAGHTFNADEFALMMICDQIHHRGQLTIYVRMAGGKVPSVYGPSADDPSTNF, encoded by the coding sequence ATGATTTCAAAACAAGATCTGCTGAAACTGGCGAAGAAAGAATTTTCAACAACGTTGAAAGTACTAAAAGCTTTTCCTCCGGAAATGAAAGAATTCCGGCCGCATGAGCGGTCGAGTAATGCGATCCAGTTGACATCCACATTTGTTTTTGAAATGTACTTGTTCAGCCTGTATATCTTTGGAGAGACCATCGATCCATCAAGATTCCAAACATACAAACCTGATAGCATCCAGAGTCTGATAAACGATTTTGAAAGAGAAAGCCAACAGACGCTCGCCCGGCTTGAACAAATGCCGGAAACCGTGCTGAGCAAAACCGTAGAATTTGCGGGACATACCTTTAACGCTGATGAATTCGCGCTGATGATGATTTGCGATCAGATTCATCACCGTGGCCAGCTTACGATATATGTGCGAATGGCCGGCGGGAAAGTCCCCTCCGTCTATGGTCCGTCAGCCGACGATCCTTCAACTAATTTCTAA